A genomic region of Balaenoptera acutorostrata chromosome 4, mBalAcu1.1, whole genome shotgun sequence contains the following coding sequences:
- the EIF4G1 gene encoding eukaryotic translation initiation factor 4 gamma 1 isoform X2 — protein sequence MNKAPQPTGPPPAPSPGLPQPAFPPGQTAPVVFSTPQATQMNTPSQPRQHFYPSRAQPPSSAASRVQSAAPARPGPAAHVYPAGSQVMMIPSQISYPASQGAYYIPGQGRSTYVVPTQQYPVQPGAPSFYPGASPTEFGTYAGAYYPAQGVQQFPTGVAPPPVLMSQPPQIAPKRERKTIRIRDPNQGGKDITEEIMSGARTASTPTPPQTGGGLEPQANGETPQVAVVVRPDDRSQGAVIGERPGLPGPEHSPSESQPSSPSPTPSPPPVLEPGSEPNLTVLPIPGDSMTTGMIQTSVEESTPMPSETGEPYCLSPEPTPLAEPILEVEVTLSKPVPESEFSSSPLQVPTPLASHKVEILPEPNGTVLSENLEPELESSLELAPLPPPACPSESPMPIAPTAQPEELLNGAPSPPAVDLSPVSEPEEQAKDATALVAPPTILSATPAVAPPAASPAQEEDMEEEEEEEEEGEAEGEKGGEEPLPLESTPVPAHLSQNLEVASVTQVAVSVPKRRRKIKELNKKEAVGDLLDAFKEVNPGVSEVENQPPVGNNPSPEPEGSSVPPRPEEADETWDSKEDKIQNAENIQPGEQKYEYKSDQWKPLNLEEKKRYDREFLLGFQFIFASMQKPEGLPHISDVVLDKANKTPLRPLDPSRLQGINCGPDFTPSFANLGRPALSSRGPPRGGPGGELPRGPAGLGPRRSQQGPRKEPRKIIATVSMTEDIKLNKAEKAWKPSSKRAVAEKDRGEEDADGSKTQDLFRRVRSILNKLTPQMFQQLMKQVTQLAIDTEERLKGVIDLIFEKAISEPNFSVAYANMCRCLMALKVPTTEKPTVTVNFRKLLLNRCQKEFEKDKDDDEVFEKKQKEMDEAATAEERGRLKEELEEARDIARRRSLGNIKFIGELFKLKMLTEAIMHDCVVKLLKNHDEESLECLCRLLTTIGKDLDFEKAKPRMDQYFNQMEKIIKEKKTSSRIRFMLQDVLDLRRSNWVPRRGDQGPKTIDQIHKEAELEEHREHIKVQQLMAKGSDKRRGGPPGPPISRGLPLVDDGGWNTVPISKGSRPIDTSRLTKITKPGSIDSNNQLFAPGGRLSWGKGSSGGSGAKPSDAASEAARPATSTLNRFSALQQAVPTESTDNRRVIQRSSLSRERGEKAGDRGDRLERSERGGDRGDRLDRARTPATKRSFSKEVEERSRERPSQPEGLRKAASLTEDRDRGRDAVKREAALPPVSPPRAALSEEELEKKSRAIIEEYLHLNDMKEAVQCVQELASPSLLFIFVRHGIESTLERSAIAREHMGRLLHQLLCAGHLSTAQYYQGLYEILELAEDMEIDIPHVWLYLAELVTPILHEGGVPMGELFREITKPLRPLGKAASLLLEILGLLCKSMGPKKVGTLWREAGLSWKEFLPEGQDVSAFVTAQKVEYTLGEESEAPGQRLLSSEELSKQLEKLLKEGSSNQRVFDWIEANVNEQQVASNTLVRALMTTVCYSAIIFETPLRVDVAVLKARAKLLQKYLCDEQKELQALYALQALVVTLEQPPNLLRMFFDALYDEDVVKEDAFYSWESSKDPAEQQGKGVALKSVTAFFKWLREAEEEESDHN from the exons ATGAACAAAGCTCCACAGCCCACAggccccccacctgccccatcccCTGGACTCCCACAG CCAGCGTTTCCCCCGGGGCAGACAGCACCGGTGGTGTTCAGTACGCCTCAAGCGACACAAATGAACACGCCTTCTCAGCCCCGCCAG CACTTCTACCCTAGCCGGGCCCAGCCCCCGAGCAGTGCAGCCTCCCGAGTGCAGAgtgcagcccccgcccgccctggcccAGCTGCCCATGTCTACCCTGCTGGATCCCAAGTAATGATGATCCCTTCCCAGATCTCCTACCCAGCCTCCCAGGGGGCCTACTACATCCCTGGACAG GGGCGTTCCACATATGTTGTCCCGACACAGCAGTATCCTGTGCAGCCGGGAGCCCCAAGCTTCTATCCGGGTGCAAGCCCTACAGAGTTTGGGACCTACG CTGGCGCCTACTACCCAGCCCAGGGTGTGCAGCAGTTCCCCACTGGAGTGGCTCCCCCGCCGGTTTTGATGAGCCAGCCACCCCAGATCGCTCCCAAGAGGGAGCGGAAGACG atccGAATTCGAGACCCAAACCAAGGAGGGAAGGATATCACGGAGGAGATCATGTCTGGGGCCCGCACTGCCTccacacccacccctccccag ACGGGAGGTGGTCTGGAGCCTCAGGCTAATGGGGAGACACCCCAGGTTGCTGTTGTTGTCCGGCCAG ATGACCGGTCGCAGGGAGCAGTCATTGGGGAGCGGCCAGGGCTGCCTGGCCCAGAGCACAGCCCTTCAGAATCCCAGCCTTCATCACCTTCTCCGACCCCATCACCACCCCCAGTCTTGGAACCGGGGTCTGAGCCTAATCTCACAGTCCTCCCTATTCCTGGGGACAGTATGACAACGGGGATGATACAAACATCTGTAGAAGAATCAACCCCCATGCCCTCTGAAACTGGGGAGCCATATTGCCTCTCTCCAGAACCCACTCCCCTCGCTGAACCCATACTGGAAGTAGAAGTGACACTCAGCAAACCAGTTCCAGAATCTGAGTTCTCTTCCAGTCCTCTCCAGGTTCCCACCCCCCTGGCATCTCACAAGGTGGAAATTCTTCCTGAGCCTAATGGCACGGTCCTGTCTGAGAATTTGGAACCAGAGTTGGAGTCGAGCCTGGAGcttgcccctctccctcccccggcTTGTCCCTCTGAATCCCCCATGCCCATTGCTCCAACTGCCCAACCTGAGGAACTGCTCAACGGAGCCCCCTCGCCACCAGCTGTGGACTTAAGCCCAGTCAGTGAACCAGAGGAGCAGGCCAAGGACGCTACAGCATTGGTGGCTCCCCCCACCATCCTTTCTGCCACTCCAGCTGTGGCCCCTCCAGCTGCTTCCCCTGCTCAAGAGGAGGacatggaggaagaggaagaagaggaagaggaaggagaagctgagggtgagaagggaggagaggaaccGCTCCCTCTAGAGAGCACCCCTGTCCCAGCCCACCTGTCCCAGAATTTGGAGGTGGCATCAGTCACCCAAG tGGCAGTATCTGTGCCAAAGAGGAGACGGAAAATTAAGGAGCTCAATAAGAAGGAGGCTGTAGGAGACCTTCTGGATGCCTTCAAGGAG GTGAACCCAGGAGTATCAGAGGTAGAAAATCAGCCTCCTGTAGGCAACAATCCCAGCCCAGAGCCTGAGGGCAGCAGTGTGCCCCCGCGACCTGAGGAAGCAGACGAGACCTGGGACTCAAAGGAAGACAAGATTCAAAATGCTGAGAACATCCAGCCGGGGGAACAGAAGTATGAATATAAGTCAG ATCAGTGGAAGCCTCTAAACCTTGAGGAGAAAAAGCGTTATGACCGTGAGTTCCTGCTTGGCTTTCAGTTCATCTTTGCCAGTATGCAGAAGCCGGAGGGATTGCCCCATATCAGTGATGTGGTGTTGGATAAG GCCAATAAAACACCATTGCGGCCACTGGATCCCAGTAGACTTCAAGGCATAAATTGTGGCCCAGACTTCACTCCGTCCTTTGCCAACCTTGGCCGACCAGCCCTTAGCAGCCGTGGGCCCCCGAGGGGTGGGCCAGGTGGGGAGCTGCCCCGAGGGCCG GCTGGTCTGGGACCCCGGCGATCTCAGCAGGGCCCCCGAAAGGAACCACGCAAGATCATTGCCACAGTGTCAATGACCGAAGATATAAAGCTGAACAAAGCAGAGAAGGCCTGGAAACCCAGTAGCAAGCGGGCAGTGGCTGAGAAGGACCGAGGGGAGGAGGACGCTGATGGCAGCAAAACCCAG gaCCTGTTCCGCAGGGTGCGCTCCATCCTGAATAAGCTGACACCCCAGATGTTCCAGCAGCTGATGAAGCAGGTGACGCAGCTAGCCATCGACACCGAGGAACGCCTCAAAGGGGTCATTGACCTCATCTTTGAGAAGGCCATTTCAGAACCGAACTTCTCCGTGGCCTATGCCAACATGTGCCGCTGCCTCATGGCG CTGAAAGTGCCCACTACAGAAAAGCCAACAGTGACTGTGAACTTCCGAAAACTGTTGTTAAATCGATGTCAGAAGGAGtttgaaaaagacaaagatgatgATGAGGTTTTTGAGAAGAAGCAAAAGGAGATGGATGAAGCTGCTACG GCAGAGGAACGGGGACGCCTGAAGGAAGAGCTGGAAGAGGCTCGAGACATAGCCCGGCGGCGCTCTTTAGGGAATATCAAGTTTATCGGGGAGTTGTTCAAGCTGAAGATGTTAACAGAGGCAATCATGCACGACTGTGTGGTTAAACTACTTAAGAACCATGATGAAGAGTCCCTCGAATGCCTTTGCCGTCTGCTCACCACCATTGGCAAAGACCTGGACTTTGAAAAGGCCAAG CCCCGAATGGATCAGTATTTCAACCAGATGGAAAAAATCATTAAGGAAAAGAAGACTTCATCCCGAATCCGCTTTATGCTGCAAGACGTGCTGGATCTGCGACGG AGCAATTGGGTGCCGCGTCGAGGGGACCAGGGTCCCAAGACGATTGACCAAATCCACAAGGAAGCTGAGCTGGAGGAGCATCGGGAGCACATAAAAGTGCAGCAGTTAATGGCCAAGGGCAGCGACAAGCGTCGGGGTGGCCCTCCAGGCCCACCCATCA GCCGTGGCCTTCCACTTGTGGATGATGGTGGCTGGAACACAGTGCCCATCAGCAAGGGCAGCCGCCCTATTGACACCTCACGACTCACTAAGATCACgaag cCTGGCTCCATTGATTCTAACAACCAGCTGTTTGCACCTGGAGGGCGATTGAGCTGGGGCAAGGGAAGCAGTGGAGGCTCAGGAGCCAAGCCCTCCGATGCAG CATCAGAAGCTGCTCGTCCAGCTACTAGTACCTTGAATCGCTTCTCAGCCCTTCAACAAGCAGTACCTACAGAAAGCACAGATAACAGACGTGTGATACAGAG GAGTAGCTTGAGCCGGGAACGAGGTGAGAAAGCTGGGGACCGGGGAGACCGCCTAGAGCGGAGTGAACGGGGAGGTGACCGTGGTGACCGGCTTGATCGCGCACGGACACCCGCCACCAAGCGGAGCTTCAGCAAGGAAGTGGAGGAGCGGAGTAGAGAGCGGCCTTCTCAGCCTGAGGGACTGCGCAAGGCAGCTAGCCTCACGGAGGATCGGGACCGCGGGCGGGATGCTG TGAAGCGAGAAGCCGCCCTGCCCCCTGTGAGTCCCCCGAGGGCTGCGCTCTCTGAAGAGGAGCTGGAGAAGAAATCCAGGGCCATCATTGAGGAATACCTCCATCTCAATGACATGAAG GAGGCGGTTCAGTGCGTGCAGGAGCTGGCCTCGCCCTCGCTGCTCTTCATCTTTGTGCGGCACGGCATCGAGTCCACACTGGAGCGCAGCGCCATTGCCCGTGAGCACATGGGGCGACTGCTGCACCagctgctctgtgctgggcacctcTCCACTGCCCAGTACTACCAAGG GCTATATGAAATCCTGGAATTGGCTGAAGACATGGAAATTGACATCCCTCATGTGTGGCTCTACCTAGCAGAACTGGTAACGCCCATTCTGCATGAAGGTGGGGTGCCCATGGGGGAGCTGTTCAG GGAGATTACAAAACCTCTGAGACCCCTGGGCAAAGCTGCTTCCCTGTTGCTGGAGATCCTGGGGCTCCTATGCAAAAGCATG GGTCCCAAGAAGGTCGGGACGCTGTGGCGAGAGGCTGGACTCAGCTGGAAGGAATTTTTACCTGAAGGCCAGGATGTCAGTGCCTTTGTCACTGCGCAG AAGGTGGAGTATACCTTGGGAGAGGAGTCAGAAGCCCCTGGCCAGAGGTTGCTGTCCTCTGAGGAGCTGAGCAAGCAGCTGGAGAAGCTGCTGAAGGAGGGCAGCAGTAACCAGCGGGTGTTTGACTGGATAGAG GCCAACGTGAATGAGCAGCAGGTAGCATCCAACACGTTAGTTCGAGCTCTCATGACAACGGTCTGCTATTCTGCAATTATCT TTGAGACTCCTCTCCGAGTGGATGTTGCAGTGCTGAAAGCGCGAGCGAAACTGCTACAGAAGTACCTGTGTGACGAGCAGAAGGAGCTGCAGGCGCTCTATGCCCTCCAGGCCCTTGTAGTGACCTTAGAACAGCCCCCCA
- the EIF4G1 gene encoding eukaryotic translation initiation factor 4 gamma 1 isoform X1, producing MNKAPQPTGPPPAPSPGLPQPAFPPGQTAPVVFSTPQATQMNTPSQPRQHFYPSRAQPPSSAASRVQSAAPARPGPAAHVYPAGSQVMMIPSQISYPASQGAYYIPGQGRSTYVVPTQQYPVQPGAPSFYPGASPTEFGTYAGAYYPAQGVQQFPTGVAPPPVLMSQPPQIAPKRERKTIRIRDPNQGGKDITEEIMSGARTASTPTPPQTGGGLEPQANGETPQVAVVVRPDDRSQGAVIGERPGLPGPEHSPSESQPSSPSPTPSPPPVLEPGSEPNLTVLPIPGDSMTTGMIQTSVEESTPMPSETGEPYCLSPEPTPLAEPILEVEVTLSKPVPESEFSSSPLQVPTPLASHKVEILPEPNGTVLSENLEPELESSLELAPLPPPACPSESPMPIAPTAQPEELLNGAPSPPAVDLSPVSEPEEQAKDATALVAPPTILSATPAVAPPAASPAQEEDMEEEEEEEEEGEAEGEKGGEEPLPLESTPVPAHLSQNLEVASVTQVAVSVPKRRRKIKELNKKEAVGDLLDAFKEVNPGVSEVENQPPVGNNPSPEPEGSSVPPRPEEADETWDSKEDKIQNAENIQPGEQKYEYKSDQWKPLNLEEKKRYDREFLLGFQFIFASMQKPEGLPHISDVVLDKANKTPLRPLDPSRLQGINCGPDFTPSFANLGRPALSSRGPPRGGPGGELPRGPQAGLGPRRSQQGPRKEPRKIIATVSMTEDIKLNKAEKAWKPSSKRAVAEKDRGEEDADGSKTQDLFRRVRSILNKLTPQMFQQLMKQVTQLAIDTEERLKGVIDLIFEKAISEPNFSVAYANMCRCLMALKVPTTEKPTVTVNFRKLLLNRCQKEFEKDKDDDEVFEKKQKEMDEAATAEERGRLKEELEEARDIARRRSLGNIKFIGELFKLKMLTEAIMHDCVVKLLKNHDEESLECLCRLLTTIGKDLDFEKAKPRMDQYFNQMEKIIKEKKTSSRIRFMLQDVLDLRRSNWVPRRGDQGPKTIDQIHKEAELEEHREHIKVQQLMAKGSDKRRGGPPGPPISRGLPLVDDGGWNTVPISKGSRPIDTSRLTKITKPGSIDSNNQLFAPGGRLSWGKGSSGGSGAKPSDAASEAARPATSTLNRFSALQQAVPTESTDNRRVIQRSSLSRERGEKAGDRGDRLERSERGGDRGDRLDRARTPATKRSFSKEVEERSRERPSQPEGLRKAASLTEDRDRGRDAVKREAALPPVSPPRAALSEEELEKKSRAIIEEYLHLNDMKEAVQCVQELASPSLLFIFVRHGIESTLERSAIAREHMGRLLHQLLCAGHLSTAQYYQGLYEILELAEDMEIDIPHVWLYLAELVTPILHEGGVPMGELFREITKPLRPLGKAASLLLEILGLLCKSMGPKKVGTLWREAGLSWKEFLPEGQDVSAFVTAQKVEYTLGEESEAPGQRLLSSEELSKQLEKLLKEGSSNQRVFDWIEANVNEQQVASNTLVRALMTTVCYSAIIFETPLRVDVAVLKARAKLLQKYLCDEQKELQALYALQALVVTLEQPPNLLRMFFDALYDEDVVKEDAFYSWESSKDPAEQQGKGVALKSVTAFFKWLREAEEEESDHN from the exons ATGAACAAAGCTCCACAGCCCACAggccccccacctgccccatcccCTGGACTCCCACAG CCAGCGTTTCCCCCGGGGCAGACAGCACCGGTGGTGTTCAGTACGCCTCAAGCGACACAAATGAACACGCCTTCTCAGCCCCGCCAG CACTTCTACCCTAGCCGGGCCCAGCCCCCGAGCAGTGCAGCCTCCCGAGTGCAGAgtgcagcccccgcccgccctggcccAGCTGCCCATGTCTACCCTGCTGGATCCCAAGTAATGATGATCCCTTCCCAGATCTCCTACCCAGCCTCCCAGGGGGCCTACTACATCCCTGGACAG GGGCGTTCCACATATGTTGTCCCGACACAGCAGTATCCTGTGCAGCCGGGAGCCCCAAGCTTCTATCCGGGTGCAAGCCCTACAGAGTTTGGGACCTACG CTGGCGCCTACTACCCAGCCCAGGGTGTGCAGCAGTTCCCCACTGGAGTGGCTCCCCCGCCGGTTTTGATGAGCCAGCCACCCCAGATCGCTCCCAAGAGGGAGCGGAAGACG atccGAATTCGAGACCCAAACCAAGGAGGGAAGGATATCACGGAGGAGATCATGTCTGGGGCCCGCACTGCCTccacacccacccctccccag ACGGGAGGTGGTCTGGAGCCTCAGGCTAATGGGGAGACACCCCAGGTTGCTGTTGTTGTCCGGCCAG ATGACCGGTCGCAGGGAGCAGTCATTGGGGAGCGGCCAGGGCTGCCTGGCCCAGAGCACAGCCCTTCAGAATCCCAGCCTTCATCACCTTCTCCGACCCCATCACCACCCCCAGTCTTGGAACCGGGGTCTGAGCCTAATCTCACAGTCCTCCCTATTCCTGGGGACAGTATGACAACGGGGATGATACAAACATCTGTAGAAGAATCAACCCCCATGCCCTCTGAAACTGGGGAGCCATATTGCCTCTCTCCAGAACCCACTCCCCTCGCTGAACCCATACTGGAAGTAGAAGTGACACTCAGCAAACCAGTTCCAGAATCTGAGTTCTCTTCCAGTCCTCTCCAGGTTCCCACCCCCCTGGCATCTCACAAGGTGGAAATTCTTCCTGAGCCTAATGGCACGGTCCTGTCTGAGAATTTGGAACCAGAGTTGGAGTCGAGCCTGGAGcttgcccctctccctcccccggcTTGTCCCTCTGAATCCCCCATGCCCATTGCTCCAACTGCCCAACCTGAGGAACTGCTCAACGGAGCCCCCTCGCCACCAGCTGTGGACTTAAGCCCAGTCAGTGAACCAGAGGAGCAGGCCAAGGACGCTACAGCATTGGTGGCTCCCCCCACCATCCTTTCTGCCACTCCAGCTGTGGCCCCTCCAGCTGCTTCCCCTGCTCAAGAGGAGGacatggaggaagaggaagaagaggaagaggaaggagaagctgagggtgagaagggaggagaggaaccGCTCCCTCTAGAGAGCACCCCTGTCCCAGCCCACCTGTCCCAGAATTTGGAGGTGGCATCAGTCACCCAAG tGGCAGTATCTGTGCCAAAGAGGAGACGGAAAATTAAGGAGCTCAATAAGAAGGAGGCTGTAGGAGACCTTCTGGATGCCTTCAAGGAG GTGAACCCAGGAGTATCAGAGGTAGAAAATCAGCCTCCTGTAGGCAACAATCCCAGCCCAGAGCCTGAGGGCAGCAGTGTGCCCCCGCGACCTGAGGAAGCAGACGAGACCTGGGACTCAAAGGAAGACAAGATTCAAAATGCTGAGAACATCCAGCCGGGGGAACAGAAGTATGAATATAAGTCAG ATCAGTGGAAGCCTCTAAACCTTGAGGAGAAAAAGCGTTATGACCGTGAGTTCCTGCTTGGCTTTCAGTTCATCTTTGCCAGTATGCAGAAGCCGGAGGGATTGCCCCATATCAGTGATGTGGTGTTGGATAAG GCCAATAAAACACCATTGCGGCCACTGGATCCCAGTAGACTTCAAGGCATAAATTGTGGCCCAGACTTCACTCCGTCCTTTGCCAACCTTGGCCGACCAGCCCTTAGCAGCCGTGGGCCCCCGAGGGGTGGGCCAGGTGGGGAGCTGCCCCGAGGGCCG CAGGCTGGTCTGGGACCCCGGCGATCTCAGCAGGGCCCCCGAAAGGAACCACGCAAGATCATTGCCACAGTGTCAATGACCGAAGATATAAAGCTGAACAAAGCAGAGAAGGCCTGGAAACCCAGTAGCAAGCGGGCAGTGGCTGAGAAGGACCGAGGGGAGGAGGACGCTGATGGCAGCAAAACCCAG gaCCTGTTCCGCAGGGTGCGCTCCATCCTGAATAAGCTGACACCCCAGATGTTCCAGCAGCTGATGAAGCAGGTGACGCAGCTAGCCATCGACACCGAGGAACGCCTCAAAGGGGTCATTGACCTCATCTTTGAGAAGGCCATTTCAGAACCGAACTTCTCCGTGGCCTATGCCAACATGTGCCGCTGCCTCATGGCG CTGAAAGTGCCCACTACAGAAAAGCCAACAGTGACTGTGAACTTCCGAAAACTGTTGTTAAATCGATGTCAGAAGGAGtttgaaaaagacaaagatgatgATGAGGTTTTTGAGAAGAAGCAAAAGGAGATGGATGAAGCTGCTACG GCAGAGGAACGGGGACGCCTGAAGGAAGAGCTGGAAGAGGCTCGAGACATAGCCCGGCGGCGCTCTTTAGGGAATATCAAGTTTATCGGGGAGTTGTTCAAGCTGAAGATGTTAACAGAGGCAATCATGCACGACTGTGTGGTTAAACTACTTAAGAACCATGATGAAGAGTCCCTCGAATGCCTTTGCCGTCTGCTCACCACCATTGGCAAAGACCTGGACTTTGAAAAGGCCAAG CCCCGAATGGATCAGTATTTCAACCAGATGGAAAAAATCATTAAGGAAAAGAAGACTTCATCCCGAATCCGCTTTATGCTGCAAGACGTGCTGGATCTGCGACGG AGCAATTGGGTGCCGCGTCGAGGGGACCAGGGTCCCAAGACGATTGACCAAATCCACAAGGAAGCTGAGCTGGAGGAGCATCGGGAGCACATAAAAGTGCAGCAGTTAATGGCCAAGGGCAGCGACAAGCGTCGGGGTGGCCCTCCAGGCCCACCCATCA GCCGTGGCCTTCCACTTGTGGATGATGGTGGCTGGAACACAGTGCCCATCAGCAAGGGCAGCCGCCCTATTGACACCTCACGACTCACTAAGATCACgaag cCTGGCTCCATTGATTCTAACAACCAGCTGTTTGCACCTGGAGGGCGATTGAGCTGGGGCAAGGGAAGCAGTGGAGGCTCAGGAGCCAAGCCCTCCGATGCAG CATCAGAAGCTGCTCGTCCAGCTACTAGTACCTTGAATCGCTTCTCAGCCCTTCAACAAGCAGTACCTACAGAAAGCACAGATAACAGACGTGTGATACAGAG GAGTAGCTTGAGCCGGGAACGAGGTGAGAAAGCTGGGGACCGGGGAGACCGCCTAGAGCGGAGTGAACGGGGAGGTGACCGTGGTGACCGGCTTGATCGCGCACGGACACCCGCCACCAAGCGGAGCTTCAGCAAGGAAGTGGAGGAGCGGAGTAGAGAGCGGCCTTCTCAGCCTGAGGGACTGCGCAAGGCAGCTAGCCTCACGGAGGATCGGGACCGCGGGCGGGATGCTG TGAAGCGAGAAGCCGCCCTGCCCCCTGTGAGTCCCCCGAGGGCTGCGCTCTCTGAAGAGGAGCTGGAGAAGAAATCCAGGGCCATCATTGAGGAATACCTCCATCTCAATGACATGAAG GAGGCGGTTCAGTGCGTGCAGGAGCTGGCCTCGCCCTCGCTGCTCTTCATCTTTGTGCGGCACGGCATCGAGTCCACACTGGAGCGCAGCGCCATTGCCCGTGAGCACATGGGGCGACTGCTGCACCagctgctctgtgctgggcacctcTCCACTGCCCAGTACTACCAAGG GCTATATGAAATCCTGGAATTGGCTGAAGACATGGAAATTGACATCCCTCATGTGTGGCTCTACCTAGCAGAACTGGTAACGCCCATTCTGCATGAAGGTGGGGTGCCCATGGGGGAGCTGTTCAG GGAGATTACAAAACCTCTGAGACCCCTGGGCAAAGCTGCTTCCCTGTTGCTGGAGATCCTGGGGCTCCTATGCAAAAGCATG GGTCCCAAGAAGGTCGGGACGCTGTGGCGAGAGGCTGGACTCAGCTGGAAGGAATTTTTACCTGAAGGCCAGGATGTCAGTGCCTTTGTCACTGCGCAG AAGGTGGAGTATACCTTGGGAGAGGAGTCAGAAGCCCCTGGCCAGAGGTTGCTGTCCTCTGAGGAGCTGAGCAAGCAGCTGGAGAAGCTGCTGAAGGAGGGCAGCAGTAACCAGCGGGTGTTTGACTGGATAGAG GCCAACGTGAATGAGCAGCAGGTAGCATCCAACACGTTAGTTCGAGCTCTCATGACAACGGTCTGCTATTCTGCAATTATCT TTGAGACTCCTCTCCGAGTGGATGTTGCAGTGCTGAAAGCGCGAGCGAAACTGCTACAGAAGTACCTGTGTGACGAGCAGAAGGAGCTGCAGGCGCTCTATGCCCTCCAGGCCCTTGTAGTGACCTTAGAACAGCCCCCCA